One genomic window of Mucilaginibacter sp. SJ includes the following:
- a CDS encoding NADH-quinone oxidoreductase subunit N, whose amino-acid sequence MHDLLPHISVQLTNVFGSIPYFMPEIYLTGLFLVVLITDLIFGRRSVKLCKIVACAGLLLVLFKDLQQVALILDGDHVIFGSMLLLRRSAVFFKIIIDLLSFILLLNFTWDDKLKNHPKGLSDLYTISIASILGLHLMAMAINLLSVYLAIEMVSIASYLMVAYRSETALSTEAGLKYVLFGAASSAVMLYGISLLYGFSGSLDLPGIVAQLPNVNPVSVSFALVLVMMGLGFKLSFMPMHFWVPDVYQGAPTPVTAYLSTVPKIAAFALLVNVMPLFLFSADWKGIDFGIVLSAIGIITMMAGNFAAVLQSNVKRMLAYSSIGHTGFALMAVVTFNLQGLSSLTYYLAVYALANIGALALASYFSNIVNAEEVEAYKGLGLKYPVASVCFVIILISLTGIPVTAGFTGKLFVFSAAYSAYEQTHSIWLLSLMITGAITTVVSLFYYLKIPLYLFLKRIENAEVASERSYNLLVLAIVISFLLVLLGILPNSILKYL is encoded by the coding sequence ATGCACGATCTGCTCCCCCATATATCAGTTCAGTTAACCAATGTTTTTGGCAGCATACCCTATTTTATGCCCGAAATTTATTTAACCGGGCTGTTTTTGGTAGTGCTGATAACCGACCTGATATTTGGGCGCAGATCTGTAAAGCTTTGTAAAATAGTAGCCTGCGCCGGCTTGCTGTTGGTGTTGTTTAAAGATCTGCAGCAGGTAGCCCTGATCCTTGACGGCGATCATGTTATTTTCGGCAGTATGTTACTGCTGCGCAGGTCGGCGGTATTTTTCAAGATCATTATCGATCTGCTATCATTCATCCTGTTATTAAATTTCACCTGGGATGACAAGCTGAAAAACCATCCAAAAGGATTATCCGATCTATATACCATTTCTATAGCATCCATTTTAGGCCTGCATTTAATGGCGATGGCTATTAACCTGCTCTCTGTTTATCTTGCCATCGAGATGGTATCCATAGCGTCATACCTGATGGTGGCTTACCGGTCTGAAACTGCTTTAAGTACCGAAGCCGGTTTAAAATACGTGCTTTTCGGCGCGGCATCATCGGCTGTTATGTTATACGGAATCTCCTTACTGTACGGCTTCAGCGGCTCGCTCGATCTGCCGGGTATTGTAGCACAGTTACCCAACGTAAACCCGGTAAGTGTTTCATTTGCTTTGGTGCTGGTGATGATGGGTTTAGGGTTTAAATTATCATTTATGCCGATGCATTTTTGGGTGCCCGATGTTTACCAGGGAGCGCCCACGCCGGTTACTGCATACCTGTCAACCGTGCCTAAAATAGCTGCCTTTGCATTGCTGGTAAATGTGATGCCTTTGTTCCTGTTTTCGGCGGATTGGAAAGGGATTGATTTTGGGATCGTTTTATCGGCTATTGGTATTATTACCATGATGGCTGGGAATTTTGCGGCTGTTTTGCAAAGTAATGTAAAGAGGATGCTGGCCTATTCAAGCATCGGCCATACCGGTTTTGCTTTAATGGCGGTAGTTACGTTCAATTTACAGGGCTTATCATCATTAACCTATTACCTTGCCGTTTACGCGTTAGCCAATATTGGGGCGCTGGCACTGGCATCGTACTTCAGTAATATTGTGAACGCTGAAGAGGTGGAAGCTTACAAAGGGCTGGGCTTAAAATACCCTGTAGCGTCGGTTTGTTTTGTAATTATCCTCATTTCTTTAACCGGCATCCCGGTTACTGCCGGGTTTACGGGTAAACTGTTTGTGTTTTCGGCGGCTTATAGCGCTTATGAGCAAACGCACAGTATCTGGCTGTTGTCGCTGATGATAACGGGCGCCATAACCACGGTAGTATCGTTATTTTATTACCTTAAAATTCCTTTGTATTTATTTCTGAAAAGAATAGAAAACGCCGAAGTTGCCAGTGAAAGATCTTATAATTTGCTTGTTTTGGCTATTGTTATAAGTTTTCTGCTTGTTTTATTAGGTATTCTCCCTAATTCTATCCTGAAATATCTGTAG